The following nucleotide sequence is from Candidatus Margulisiibacteriota bacterium.
CCTTAATTTTGGGGCTTATTTGAATATTTTGTTTAACAACATTCAAAATCTCCGGAGATTTTGCTTTAAACATGATTGAGAGATCGATCATACTGGTACGTTTTATCTTTTGATAAACCTCTATCTGCACGCAGCCGCTCAGAAAAAAAATTGTTAATACGGCTGTTATCAAAAAAATAATCTTTTTCATTACCGCTACATTATAGTAACATAGATTTGAGAATGCAAATTACTATTGCGCGCTTAGCTATTTTTCAAAATAGATGAGATAGTGAGTCGAATAATTTGCAATAATATGGTTACTTAAACATTTGAGATATAATAAGTACAAATGGAAATTTACAATGAAACTGTTATCATATATACAACCGACTTCTGCCCATACTGCAACAGAGCAAAAAATCTGCTCAAAGCTAAAAAAGTTAATTTCAGAGAAATAAACATAACCGGAGATTACAAAAAACTTGAACAGCTGGAACAGGAAACCGGATTCTCGACAACACCTCAAATATGGATCGGTTCAAGGTTTATCGGCGGCTGTGACGATCTTTATCAGTTAGAGATCGAAAAAAAACTGGATGAATTGCTGCAATGAATCATTTTAAACAATAGAAGAATCATCCTGCTCATTGCCGAATAAAGAAGAATCTTCCGAAAATAACTTTTTTGCAATAATCTGAGCCATCAGTTTCTCAGATGTTTGTTTATCAGTCTTTTTTATATTATCAGAAACAGCGCTAGCAGTTGTATCTGAAACAAGCTGAGCCTGCTCTGCTTGAGCAGACAATGTCACTTTGTCATCAGTTAATACTGCCTTTGTGTCAGTTTTGTCGGAAAGATTCGCGATATCAACAGTGCCGTCATCATTATTATCAGTTGACGATGCACCAAAAACCGAAGAAGAAGAAACTCCAGAAATTCCACCCATAAATACCTCCTTTGAAATAGCTATACTATTTTAACAATTGCTAGTTAAAAAAGTTCCACTCTTTTTACCAGCGGTTCATATTCTGAAAACGCTTGTCCAGTTCTTCTCTTGATATTTTTTTTATGTCAGCTGTAAAACCAAAACCTATCTCCTGGACATTATTTTTCAGATCATTCATGACAGAAACCACAAATTCTTTGGGCCCCACTCCGAAAAACGGAGTTTTGCGCCTCTTTCGACCCTCAGCATTCAAATCTGTGTCCAGTCCAGGAGGGACAATTTCATAAACCTCTATACCTACTTTTTGCAGCTGATGACGCAGAGACATAGAAAAAGCATGCAAACCGGCTTTTGTAGCACTGTATACAGGCATTCTGGCCGCCGGTATAAATCCCAGGCCGGAGGACACATTGATAATGACAGCATTCTTTTTACCGGACATATATGGGACAAACATGGCCGACAACATTATCGGTGCTTCCAGATTTATCTTAAGCTCATCTTCTCCTCTGATTATATCATCTGCCCCCTTGGTAATATCAATATCGCGCTGTATACCGGCATTATTAACAAGCACATTCAGTTCCGGAAATTTCGTGGTTGCCCAATTGACAAGCTCCTGTCTTTCTTCCTGTATGGACACATCGCAGACTTTAATGAATAATTCGGGATGATGGCTTTGAGCTTCCTGTAATTTACGCTCGCGCCTTCCGCAGATAATTACTTTATTACCGGACACAAGAAAAGCTTCGGCCAAAGCATATCCAATACCGGACGCTCCGCCGGTTATTAATATAGTATTGTTTGATACGTTCATACAACGATCCTCCTTAGCAGATGGCTTATTATATCATATTTTCATTCAGCGCTAAGGATCACCTGGTTTTCTTTTTATTTCTCTAATGTTAATATTTATATACAAAGTCTTAATCGCCTCTATCCTGTCGCTTCACGACATTCTCTCTCCACTTATGGAGAGGGTTCTGTCCTAAGAACTTGGTGAGGAGCATTAACAAAGGAGCTAAATATGCAGAAATTTTTTAATAATCTGAGGACAGAAATAATTGCCGGTACCACTACTTTTTTAACCATGGCTTATATTATCTTTGTAAACCCGCAAATACTGGGTGTGACCGGTATGGATAAAAGTGCCCTCATTGCCGTCACCTGCATAGCCTCAGCTATTGGCAGCATATTGGTTGGAATATTTGCCCGCAGTCCGATTGCCATGGCCCCGGGCATGGGTTTAAACGCTTTCTTTGCTTACTCTCTGGTGCTTGGCCACAAGATCAGCTGGGAAACCGCGCTGGGAATTGTTTTTTTGTCTGGTTTACTATTTTTTGTTTTGACCCTGCTGGGATTAAGAAAAAAGATCGTGGAGGCCATTCCCCAATCTCTGCTATTTGCCATATCTGTAGGCATAGGCCTGTTTATTGCTCTTATCGGTTTGGTGAACATGGGCCTGGTGGTGAAGAACGAAGCCACACTTATCGGTCTGGGCAAATTTACTCCCACAGTCTTTATAGGGCTGGCCGGATTAATACTC
It contains:
- a CDS encoding SDR family NAD(P)-dependent oxidoreductase, which translates into the protein MNVSNNTILITGGASGIGYALAEAFLVSGNKVIICGRRERKLQEAQSHHPELFIKVCDVSIQEERQELVNWATTKFPELNVLVNNAGIQRDIDITKGADDIIRGEDELKINLEAPIMLSAMFVPYMSGKKNAVIINVSSGLGFIPAARMPVYSATKAGLHAFSMSLRHQLQKVGIEVYEIVPPGLDTDLNAEGRKRRKTPFFGVGPKEFVVSVMNDLKNNVQEIGFGFTADIKKISREELDKRFQNMNRW
- the grxC gene encoding glutaredoxin 3, with the protein product MEIYNETVIIYTTDFCPYCNRAKNLLKAKKVNFREINITGDYKKLEQLEQETGFSTTPQIWIGSRFIGGCDDLYQLEIEKKLDELLQ